The stretch of DNA AGTGTCCCCTTTTTTACATGGTAACTACACATGTGCCATTAACCGTTTCCGGAACAGCTGTTAACCGTTTGGCGTCCGCAAACGAATTTGAATCAAATTATAAGTCCAACATAAATTCTTCTATTTCTTAGGTATAACCTCTTTATTCGTAAATTtctcaaataaatattcatgttCCTTTAATACTTTACACATATACTAAAAAATGTCTCAATTTTGTCTACACTTAACAGCTAGTTTCTAGTTGCTAGATTCTAGATTACATTCACTTTAAATTACTTGTCTTCTGAGTTGAGTTGGAGAAATGAATATTCAAAGCACAAGGAACAGATCAAAACGGTTTCGGGGTGGGGGGGCCTATCCTATTTACAACGATTTATGGATAAAATTCACTACTTACGAgtaaggaaaggaaaggagaggGGGACTAAAAGCTACGCCAAACACTTCCACTGCAGAGTCTCATacaaatttcgaatttgattttcatCTCACTAATCTCCATCGACTAGGCGTGTCGATCCATCCAGGTCGATGGTTGTTCAACTTGGGTTTAACTTATTATCACAAACaagtacatgtacataatatgcatataattacgagtagagtagagtagagccCTCCGGCTTTGGGGGCGGGCACTCTACCCCCGCTTACAACTACGAGTTGATCTTGGCCAGCAGGGGCTGTGTCACGGCACTGCCGGCCCCTGCTCCGCGACCCGCCACCTGTGGATCAGCCAGGCCATGGCCGTGGCTATTCGAGGCGCCCGTCACCGGCTTGCACAGCAGCTGCTTGTAGTTCTTCACCAGGTAGCCATAGTGGTGGCTGCCCACCACCGCAGTGGCGTCTGCGCCCAGGTTGGCTGTTGGAAtgttctggctgctgcagctgctcgcaCTCCGCTGGGGACTGCTGCCCATCACCAGGGGCTTGGCAACTGCCGACGGCTGCATCTGCACACCCTTCTGCTTCTCGATTAGCAGTGAGGTCTCGCCGCCGTCGGCAAACTTGATCCTCTGCGAGCTGCCCAGGCTGCCCGTGTCCAAGCCAgaggcattggcattggcttcGCTGCGACTGCTCGTCAGCAGCGTTGAGATCGTGGGCGAGGGCTTCAGCCGGCTGCGGCCGGACGCTGGCGGTGGCTGCAGAATGCCGCTCAGATTGGAGTTCGAGTTGGACTGGACATGGCcgtgattgttgttgtggttcttGAGGGCCCCACTCAGGGGCAGCCGGAAGTGGGCCAGCTCCCAGCTATCGCTGGCCTCCTCCATGTCGCGCAGCGAGCGGCTGCTGTAGATGTCGCACGGTTTCTGTGTGGCCTCCGCATCCAGATAGTAGTTGTTCTCAGTCTTTTGGTAGTCGAAGCTGCTGCCGTTGAGCTTGGGCGAGCTGGAGCTGATCTTGCGCTTCACCCGGAGGTTGGGCGAGCACTCcttgggcggcggcagcgcaATGATCGGCACGGCGGCGGCCGCTGGCAGCTGCGGTGGCGCCGCCACAGCCAGCTCTGAGTATTGTTTGTGGAGTGAGTGGATCTGGCGCTGTGGCTGCTTGAGGGAGGATCGACGGGAGAGCATTAGCTTGCTGGGCGAGAGGTGGTCGTTCGGCTTGGGCACCTCTCCCTCCAGCCAGTAGGTGAGCATCTCGCCCTTGCCCTTCATGGGCACAAAGCCGCGGCGGGTCGTCACAAATGTTCCGAAATCGTCCAGGGCCACCTTTGTGGTCTCGCTGATGTGGATCTTCAGGGCCTCCCCATTGGACTCCATGCGAGAGGCCGTGTTCACGGTGTCCCCGAAGAGGCAGTAGCGGGGCATCTTCAGGCCCACCACGCCGGCCACGCAGGCGCCCGTATGCAGGCCGATCCTCAGCTTGAGCCGATCCTCCGGCCGATGGTGGATCCTGAAGTTGTGCACTGCCTCCAGGAGGGCCAGCGCCAGGCGGGCAATCTCCCTCGCATGCTGATTCCCATTGCGAATGGGCAGGCCGGAGACCACCATGTACGCATCCCCGATCGTCTCCACCTTGTACACATCGAAGTTCTCCACAATCGAGTCGAAGCAGGTGTACAGATCATTGAGGAACTGCACCACCTGCATGGGCGTGCTCTCCGCCGAGATGGCCGTAAAGCCCACAATGTCACTGAAGTAGATGGTCACCTGGTCGAAGGTCTCGGCCACCACGGGCTGCCCGCTGATCAGCTGAGCGGCCACActctgcggcagcagctggtaCAGCAGCTTCTCGcatttcttcttctcctcgTGGTAGTCCTGGGTGCGCTCCtccaccagctcctccaggTTATTGGCATACAGCTCCATGCGCTTCAGCAGATTGTCCACAATGTTGCCAGTTTCATTATCCCTGGAAAGCGGAAAAAGAAGAGATTAGCTAGAGACCTCTTTACCCTCTACTGTCTCCCCACTCACTTGTTAAACTTGCGTATCATGGACTTGAGTGTGTTAAAGTCTGGCCTCTCGGCGGGATCCTCGGCCCAGCAGCGTCGAATGATGCCATTGATGTCGGCCTTGGTGTCGCCAAAGGGTTCGAGATCGGGACGGAATGGCTTCTGCATACGCGACGGATGATAGCTCTTCACCAGCTCGATGATCTCTGTGAAGAAATGGATGGAGAGGCTTTGTGTAAGACttcattctctcattcaagTTTCGATTGCTCCCCGAACTATGTAAATTGTTAGTGTCTAATGTCATTTTATGTCCTGCTCTGGCTGGGGAGCTGCTACACCTGCTACACACAGACATGTGCTCCAAGGATCGGTATCTGCAATTGTTTTGTCCAGATCTTCTGCCGGGCAAAGCGCCCAATTGGTTTGCCTACAGCATGAATCCCAACTGGTTTCATCAGGAGGAACTGCTGCGCTCCATCTACAGCACACAGGACCTGCAAACGGAGTGCCAAATTATGGGTCTAATGATGTCCGTGTCCAGGTCAAGGGCGCAGTTTCCGCCGTCTGTGCTCAGACGAGTCGGTGGCAtggacaacaaaacaaagccgGAACCAACCGATGCCGATGTGGTCTTTGGCCGCTGCGAGAAATTGCCGCCAGAGCCCCACTGTGGCTGGGGCCGATCACGCAtcgagtggctgtggcagctggaGCGACAGCAAAAGCTGACTCAAGCCTGGCTAGAGCCGCTCGGCTCCATCGACCTGGCCAAGAGTACTGACATCCgtggccaaagcaaaagcaaaaacaagacCAGAGGCAGACGGCATCCAGcaggctgctggtgctggcttcGTCACAGCTGCGGCCTGGGCCTCGACTCCGACACGGACAGCCTGGACGTGCCCCACTGCCGCCGCGAGACAAGTTCGTGATTTGTGACACGTCTTCCACAGGGGgagacaggagcaggagcaggaacagctCGTCGACAACTTTTCGGGTCAGCCGTgcaatttgatttcgatttcgagtGAATGTGTTCTGAGACCGCAATTAAATTCGTCTTCTCC from Drosophila subobscura isolate 14011-0131.10 chromosome O, UCBerk_Dsub_1.0, whole genome shotgun sequence encodes:
- the LOC117896420 gene encoding uncharacterized protein LOC117896420, which encodes MCSKDRYLQLFCPDLLPGKAPNWFAYSMNPNWFHQEELLRSIYSTQDLQTECQIMGLMMSVSRSRAQFPPSVLRRVGGMDNKTKPEPTDADVVFGRCEKLPPEPHCGWGRSRIEWLWQLERQQKLTQAWLEPLGSIDLAKSTDIRGQSKSKNKTRGRRHPAGCWCWLRHSCGLGLDSDTDSLDVPHCRRETSS